The DNA sequence atacatatgtacatatgtagatatatttaaaaaaaaaaaaaaattatgtttatttgtaaacaaaaaaaaaaaaataaaataaaataaatcatcTACAAATacctttttaaaattatttttttaataagcaaattaaattaattaaaaacaaaaaaaaaaaaaaaaaaaaattataattcatattaaaatatttaaaaaaagaaaaagacaTTTATACGTTGAtaacataaacatataaattaatgaatatacataaatataaatatatatatatatatatatatatatatatatgtgtgtatttttttttttttttgtatttatattttttcccctTTCACTTCATACTCATAATTTTTCTAAAGGATTCTAAATTGTTTTGCCAGCTTTCCCTTTCTTCTCTAGTTTTAAAAGTAAATAAGTATGTACTTATATGTACACTACTTACAGATATTTCTAAAGATTTGAGGTTATCAACTTTAGTTCTTATGGaagttattttatttaatggaAATGAGCCtattggttttttttttccatctGAATCATTTTTCCCTTTATACCATTCAAGCATTTTTCCATCTTTTGAGCATGTAACTTTAACAGTTTCATGAAAAATGgctgtttttattttaacaaTTTTGGTAAGCGTTTTTCTATATTGTTgtattttttcatcttttatatctttagCTGAAATATTTTCATCTGAATCATCTGTAGataatttttcatcatcatcttcatcttcttcttcatcatctgattggatatttattttcctGGCTGTTGGAGAATACGTTGGTCTTCTCCTAGCGTTCCTAATAACTTTAGGgttcatattattgtttttttcaaTTGGTTCTTTGTTAATTATATACTCACATTTATTGTTGCTTTCTTCAGTCGATTCATAATCGAAATTTTCTAACAAAACAGACAAAGTTCCACTGTTTGGCTAAtacaaaaatgaataaataaataaataaatatatatacatacatatatatataaagtagtCATTGTAATAGCAAATTAGAGgtgttatacatattaaataaataaatatatatatatatatatatatatatatatatatatattatatatatatatatatttttttttttttttttttttttttttttaatatgaatCACGTTCATACCATTTGAGGGTCATAATTTAAAAGAGGGCCATCTGGTGTTCTTTTTCCCCATCTTTCATAACAATTATATGGAACTGTATTTCCCatgttttgttatttttatttatataaataaagctATATTCCtccctttttcttttttttttgttttttattcctTGTTCATTaagggaaaaatatatataatatatatatatatatatatatatatgtgtgggTACTTTTAAAAGttacttaaaaaaatatatatagtatacacaaaaaaaaaaaatcaataaataaataaaaatccttaaaatataatatattacacacatatattttataagttaattttttttttaaaggtaAATATGGTTATCAAAAATACAAGTCtaaattttacaaaaaaaaaaaaaaaaaaaaaaaaaaaaaaaaaaaaaaaaaaaacatatatatatatatatatatatattttatttaattacaCACAATATTGCAAtttgtttaaatatatatgttatatatatatatacaaactatattataaaatcaataaaaattcatctcataattttaatttaatatatgaatgcATTcactaaataataaaaaaaaaaaaaaaaaaatatgcatatttatatgtataaaaatgtatattatatttttatccatttttgcaaagtaaaaaattatattgacatgaaatatatatatatattatatatatatattatatgcgtacatttgtatataaatataaccatcttaacaaaattaaaaatgtaataaattgCAACATACCAAAAAGTATAGATGAAATTATttcaaaatgaaataaaatacatccattcatacatatatatatatatatatatatttatttatttatttattttatacatcTTTATAACAGTTCCTATTATTGCCCCTTCGGTATGAAAAATGAAGTTCTCCGCCCTTCCCCTTTTTCAtatctttttcttataaacCTTTccatgaaaaaataaaatgagaGAAAgccataaaaatattcaccgtttaatgaattataatttttaaaacgtATAATTACttcacatatttttttttaaataaaaatggagtactctaaaaaaaaaaaaaaaaataaataaataatatatatacatatatatatatatatataatatatttttatatatattataaaaatgaaatttatTGTAAAAGTAATTTTATTAGTAAACATTTATAGTAGAATTTTTTGTCACCTTCAAAATATTAAACACACTCATAAGAATCAtttactatttatatatataaaaaatcataatttcattttaaatacgaaaaaattcaaaaaaaatgataaattcaTACGTCAAAAAAGTACCTTCTTATCTTCATCagaaaatgaacaaaatgatgGTAATGTGAATaagaaacaaaataatacagCAGGTAGTATAAAGTTTTATGATTTTTCGCACATATATAAACActataatatagaaaaaaaaaataaacaaagtAGTTCAACAAATGACAACCAAGAGGGAGTAAATTATATGGAGCCAGAAAATGTAAGTGATATAatgaatgataatattataaataaacaaaataacaataacaataataataataataataacaataataataattattataataataggaCAGTTTATAGTAGTAATGAAGAAAGTTTAAatattgaagaaaataattcgTATACACAAAGTAGTAGTGATACcactaataataaaaacaatagcCTACTAGTAAAAGATGATCCGAATAGAATACAAAAAGTAATATTTGAAAATGTATATGATTATAGTAGTATATTCaaagataaagaaaagaaaccATATGTGAAAACTTATGTAGCAAACGTCTTTCAAAAGATGCCCAAATTTAAAGACAATAGTAAAGTTATTAAAGAtgctttattatatttaaaatttattgaaaaagggaatttatatttaattaaaaatgttgATAAAAAAAGTTTGAACGCTGAACCTTATGATGATTtttcaaacaaaaaaaaaaaaaaaggaaccaaaaaagataaaataaaattagaaTTAACaagtatttataataatattaataaagaaaaacataccaaaaaaagaatatgtaAAGAGTGTTGTATAAAAATTGATTTATATACGAAACTTTTATCTAGaccattaaataatatttataatatgcaTAGAAATCTAAAAAAATTCCTACATCCATTCCAATATagtttatatgaaaatacaGTAAccaatttatataaagacGGTGATGTTTCTAATTCTTTAAGTaatgtattaaataatatattagaagTAAGAAAATTAATAACATCTACTGGTAAAATGTATGCAGgacaattaaaatatttaaaaacatgTAGAGAAATCTTCCGTACCTTAAATGAAGCTATTGtagatttaaatattattttacaatCTGGAAGAAAATGgcttgatatatataattcatatatcaaaaaaattagaaaaattaaatacattGATATAACTAAACCTGCTATATCGATTATAGGATGTACTAATGTTGGAAAAAGTAGTCTACTTAATTCAATAACAAATTCCAAATCCAAAGTCgcaaattataattttacaacAAAAGAATTGAATTTAGGACATTATTCGTTTgcaaatgataatgatatttTTACGACACAAATTATGGATTTACCAGGATTAATTGATCGTCCAGaagataaaagaaatattatggAAAAACTTTCTCTATCATCTCTAAAAAATATCCCATCAGCTGTCATCTATGTTTTTGATCctttaaaaaaagatgatCACAAATTTGCATCCTTAAAATCACAAATAGATATCAGATATTATCTAAGGGGGCTGTTCCCATTTAGACCTTGGATTGATGTCATAACGAAATCTGATTTAATCAATTTTGATCAAGTTCAAATACcaaatgatataaaacaaaatgctCTATTCTTATCAACCGAATATAAACCTTCCTTATTACCtctaaaggaaaaaataaatgaagttACGTTTAAATTGAAtaactttttaaataaacatatgatGGAATCATaacatattaattattatgacaTACATATCAGTTATTAAAAACGGgtgtacacatatataaatatatatatatataaatatatgtttattatttatttttattttttttgtgcacattttcattttctatatttaatttgtaatttatatatttcttaaatgACCATCCTTTTTTTCCATAGTAAATATttaagtatatttttttgtgataattatatataccttATTTTTCGATTACATATTTGTTTAAgtttttcttctttcattttttttttaaacatttcaagaaaatt is a window from the Plasmodium falciparum 3D7 genome assembly, chromosome: 4 genome containing:
- a CDS encoding acylated pleckstrin-homology domain-containing protein, putative, whose translation is MGNTVPYNCYERWGKRTPDGPLLNYDPQMPNSGTLSVLLENFDYESTEESNNKCEYIINKEPIEKNNNMNPKVIRNARRRPTYSPTARKINIQSDDEEEDEDDDEKLSTDDSDENISAKDIKDEKIQQYRKTLTKIVKIKTAIFHETVKVTCSKDGKMLEWYKGKNDSDGKKKPIGSFPLNKITSIRTKVDNLKSLEISVSSVHISTYLFTFKTREERESWQNNLESFRKIMSMK
- a CDS encoding GTP-binding protein, putative, producing the protein MKFIVKVILLVNIYSRIFCHLQNIKHTHKNHLLFIYIKNHNFILNTKKFKKNDKFIRQKSTFLSSSENEQNDGNVNKKQNNTAGSIKFYDFSHIYKHYNIEKKNKQSSSTNDNQEGVNYMEPENVSDIMNDNIINKQNNNNNNNNNNNNNNNYYNNRTVYSSNEESLNIEENNSYTQSSSDTTNNKNNSLLVKDDPNRIQKVIFENVYDYSSIFKDKEKKPYVKTYVANVFQKMPKFKDNSKVIKDALLYLKFIEKGNLYLIKNVDKKSLNAEPYDDFSNKKKKKGTKKDKIKLELTSIYNNINKEKHTKKRICKECCIKIDLYTKLLSRPLNNIYNMHRNLKKFLHPFQYSLYENTVTNLYKDGDVSNSLSNVLNNILEVRKLITSTGKMYAGQLKYLKTCREIFRTLNEAIVDLNIILQSGRKWLDIYNSYIKKIRKIKYIDITKPAISIIGCTNVGKSSLLNSITNSKSKVANYNFTTKELNLGHYSFANDNDIFTTQIMDLPGLIDRPEDKRNIMEKLSLSSLKNIPSAVIYVFDPLKKDDHKFASLKSQIDIRYYLRGLFPFRPWIDVITKSDLINFDQVQIPNDIKQNALFLSTEYKPSLLPLKEKINEVTFKLNNFLNKHMMES